The following coding sequences are from one Streptomyces sp. NBC_01232 window:
- a CDS encoding KamA family radical SAM protein, translating into MKTYSHERLAALARDRGMSDEYLRDLRIVSSVLPFKVNEYVADQLVDWSAAPDDPIFRLTFPHRDMLPPEIFDSIRALHDADAPRDVLRKAAADAQELLNPHPGDQLEANVPTLEGRRLDGLQHKYAETLLVFPSQGQTCHAYCGYCFRWAQFVGVAELRQALRAPTDLTGYLTTHPEVTDVLFTGGDPMIMKTEVLKRWIEPLLNPAMDSVRTLRFGTKALSYWPARFTTDSDADDLLRLLERCVAAGRHVAVMAHFSHPRELETPVVREAIARVRATGAVIRAQAPLIAHVNDSADVWSSMWQQLVELGVVPYYMFVERDTGARSYFGVPLAKALDIYNDAIRGVSGLARTARGPVMSAAPGKVLLDSVSTIAGERVFSLRLLQARDPQLVGRQFFARYDPAAEWFDDLRPALGSWFPGLPDPAAQQPSRVYAR; encoded by the coding sequence GTGAAGACCTACTCCCACGAACGCCTGGCGGCGCTCGCTCGCGACCGCGGCATGTCCGACGAGTACCTGCGCGACCTGCGAATCGTCTCCTCCGTCCTGCCCTTCAAGGTGAACGAGTACGTCGCCGACCAACTCGTCGACTGGTCGGCGGCGCCCGACGACCCGATCTTCCGGCTCACCTTCCCGCACCGCGACATGCTCCCGCCGGAGATCTTCGACAGCATCAGGGCGCTGCACGACGCCGATGCGCCGCGCGACGTCCTGCGCAAGGCCGCCGCCGACGCCCAGGAGCTGCTCAACCCGCACCCCGGCGACCAGCTGGAGGCCAATGTGCCGACGCTGGAGGGCCGCAGGCTCGACGGGCTCCAGCACAAGTACGCCGAGACGCTGCTGGTCTTCCCCTCGCAGGGCCAGACCTGCCACGCGTACTGCGGATACTGCTTCCGCTGGGCCCAGTTCGTCGGCGTGGCCGAACTCCGCCAAGCACTGCGCGCGCCCACCGACCTCACCGGCTACCTGACGACCCATCCCGAGGTCACCGACGTCCTGTTCACCGGCGGCGACCCGATGATCATGAAGACGGAGGTGCTGAAGCGCTGGATCGAGCCGCTGCTCAACCCGGCCATGGACAGCGTCCGCACCCTGCGCTTCGGCACCAAGGCGCTCTCCTACTGGCCGGCCAGGTTCACCACCGACTCCGATGCCGACGACCTCCTGCGCCTGCTGGAGCGCTGCGTCGCGGCGGGCCGCCACGTCGCGGTGATGGCGCACTTCTCCCACCCGAGGGAGCTGGAGACTCCTGTCGTACGGGAGGCCATCGCCCGCGTCCGTGCGACCGGCGCGGTGATCCGTGCCCAGGCACCCCTGATCGCGCACGTCAACGACAGCGCGGACGTGTGGTCCTCGATGTGGCAGCAGCTCGTGGAGCTGGGCGTCGTGCCGTACTACATGTTCGTCGAGCGGGACACCGGCGCCCGCAGCTACTTCGGCGTCCCCCTCGCCAAGGCGCTGGACATCTACAACGATGCCATCCGCGGGGTCTCCGGACTGGCCCGCACCGCCCGCGGCCCGGTGATGTCGGCGGCCCCGGGGAAGGTGCTGCTGGACTCCGTCAGCACCATCGCGGGGGAACGGGTCTTCTCGCTGCGTCTGCTGCAGGCCCGTGACCCCCAGCTGGTGGGCCGGCAGTTCTTCGCACGCTACGACCCGGCCGCCGAGTGGTTCGACGACCTGCGCCCCGCGCTGGGGTCCTGGTTCCCCGGACTGCCGGACCCTGCGGCGCAGCAACCGTCACGTGTGTACGCCCGATGA
- a CDS encoding TauD/TfdA family dioxygenase, translated as MTTATTPRTQELLDQGYTLLENITTDEEAADALRDFGTLMPQYDGQLRYQVKAAPGFEDRRYSKSTNTILVHTEAPGWNPPPRYLALHCRVQARCGSGHTELADAYALTASLSEAERLAVHGEGVDWVGHNTGGTGTAGVHRPVVERTPEGRDVVRFSYNLLTAGHYDPPVDADVPADELPLGALGRELAVRAEAFFRAHKVSVLIPENSVLVWDNHRMLHARSSYGDARRHLTRYWLRES; from the coding sequence ATGACGACCGCCACCACACCGCGTACCCAGGAACTTCTCGACCAGGGCTACACCCTGCTCGAGAACATCACCACCGACGAGGAGGCCGCCGACGCCCTGCGCGACTTCGGCACCCTGATGCCGCAGTACGACGGGCAGTTGCGCTACCAGGTGAAGGCCGCGCCCGGCTTCGAGGACCGGCGCTATTCCAAGAGCACCAACACCATCCTGGTGCACACCGAGGCACCCGGCTGGAACCCGCCGCCCCGGTACCTCGCCCTGCACTGCCGGGTCCAGGCCCGCTGCGGCAGCGGACACACGGAGCTGGCCGACGCCTACGCCCTCACCGCCTCCCTCAGTGAGGCGGAGCGCCTGGCCGTGCACGGCGAGGGCGTCGACTGGGTGGGCCACAACACCGGAGGAACCGGCACCGCCGGAGTCCACCGCCCGGTGGTGGAGCGCACGCCCGAAGGCCGCGACGTCGTCCGGTTCAGCTACAACCTGCTGACGGCGGGCCACTACGATCCGCCCGTCGACGCCGACGTACCTGCCGACGAGCTGCCGCTGGGCGCCCTCGGCCGCGAACTGGCCGTGCGAGCCGAGGCGTTCTTCCGCGCGCACAAGGTCTCCGTCCTCATCCCGGAGAACTCGGTCCTCGTCTGGGACAACCACCGGATGCTGCACGCCCGCTCCTCCTACGGCGACGCACGGCGCCACCTCACGCGCTACTGGCTCCGGGAGTCGTGA
- a CDS encoding RraA family protein: protein MTRAAEARAVAEATEAAAAESGTAVPAGLTATDTAAVSDALDMLGIDGCLPGLRHLSGRGFVAGPAFTLRYEPVDEGEPGPAGDFLDDVPPGSVVVIANEGRTGATVWGDVLSRVARHRAVAGTVIDGVCRDIGGSRAVGYPVWARGVFMRSGKNRVRLRAVGSTVEVCGVAVAHGDLVCADESGVVVVDRRQAERVAELVADIREREERIVTAALAGRSLAAARREFGYHGLARPVESKPWQP, encoded by the coding sequence ATGACCAGAGCCGCGGAAGCAAGGGCGGTCGCGGAGGCCACGGAAGCCGCAGCAGCCGAATCCGGCACGGCGGTACCGGCCGGCCTCACCGCCACCGACACCGCGGCGGTCAGCGACGCCCTGGACATGCTGGGGATCGACGGCTGCCTTCCGGGTCTGCGCCATCTGTCGGGCCGTGGTTTCGTGGCCGGGCCCGCCTTCACGCTTCGCTACGAGCCCGTGGACGAGGGCGAGCCGGGGCCCGCCGGCGACTTCCTCGACGACGTGCCCCCGGGGTCCGTCGTCGTCATCGCCAACGAGGGCCGGACCGGGGCCACGGTCTGGGGCGACGTCCTGAGCCGCGTCGCCCGGCACCGCGCGGTGGCGGGGACCGTCATCGACGGCGTGTGCCGGGACATCGGTGGCTCCCGCGCGGTGGGGTACCCGGTGTGGGCGCGGGGCGTGTTCATGCGCTCGGGGAAGAACCGCGTACGGCTGCGCGCGGTGGGTTCCACCGTCGAGGTCTGCGGCGTCGCAGTCGCGCACGGGGATCTGGTCTGCGCGGACGAGTCGGGTGTGGTCGTGGTGGACCGCCGACAGGCCGAGCGGGTCGCGGAGTTGGTGGCGGACATCAGGGAGCGCGAGGAGCGGATCGTCACCGCCGCGCTGGCGGGCCGTTCGCTGGCCGCCGCCCGAAGGGAGTTCGGGTACCACGGGCTGGCCCGGCCGGTGGAGAGCAAGCCCTGGCAGCCGTAA
- a CDS encoding aminotransferase class IV translates to MALRYGLSVFEGVRVYRLAGGGVRPWLLPQHLDRLRASLSAMLLPDPGVDEIPGIVAELTARNGITDDAYCRISVSAEGPGLIGDEVKGVLSVTLRPMGRKRWLNGADGMRLGVSRWQRPSAAVLPTHAKSIAQYAGSRIALAEAKAAGYDACLLTTPEGRVAEAPTATLCAVHGGALSTPPLTDGVLPGVTRAWVLAACRDLGIEAQPRSTDVARLRAADEVFLCGTGLEFAPVRALDSVTVPDWERRPVMSRLAEKYFAEVRGETRATEVRWSSVD, encoded by the coding sequence ATGGCCCTGCGCTACGGGCTGTCCGTCTTCGAGGGCGTCCGGGTCTACCGCCTGGCCGGCGGCGGGGTCCGCCCCTGGCTGCTGCCCCAGCACCTCGATCGGCTGCGCGCGTCCCTGTCCGCCATGCTGCTGCCCGACCCGGGGGTCGACGAGATCCCCGGCATCGTCGCGGAACTCACCGCCCGCAACGGCATCACGGACGACGCCTACTGCCGGATCAGCGTCAGCGCAGAAGGGCCGGGACTGATCGGTGACGAGGTCAAAGGGGTGCTGAGCGTCACCCTGCGTCCCATGGGCCGCAAACGCTGGCTCAACGGCGCCGACGGCATGCGGCTCGGTGTGAGCCGGTGGCAGCGGCCGTCCGCCGCCGTACTGCCGACGCACGCCAAAAGCATCGCCCAGTACGCCGGTTCACGCATCGCCCTGGCCGAGGCGAAGGCCGCAGGGTACGACGCGTGCCTGCTGACCACGCCCGAAGGCAGGGTGGCCGAGGCTCCGACCGCGACCCTGTGCGCGGTGCACGGCGGCGCGCTCAGCACGCCGCCGCTCACCGACGGCGTACTGCCCGGGGTGACACGGGCCTGGGTCCTCGCCGCGTGCCGCGACCTGGGGATCGAGGCGCAGCCGCGCAGCACGGACGTGGCGCGGCTGCGCGCGGCGGACGAGGTGTTCCTGTGCGGCACGGGCCTGGAGTTCGCCCCGGTGCGCGCGCTCGACTCGGTGACCGTGCCGGACTGGGAGCGCCGCCCGGTCATGTCCCGGCTGGCCGAGAAGTATTTCGCCGAGGTCCGGGGCGAGACCCGGGCCACCGAGGTGCGCTGGAGTTCCGTTGATTGA
- a CDS encoding MFS transporter, with amino-acid sequence MTKDITTAAPVQPSPLALRIFLGGQSVSLMGDGLAILAIPLVVLQVSGSPYAAVLAAIPRTVGYLLVGLPAGALVDRLNPRNVMLAMDAVRFGVFLSLALLAATSQLRVPVILALAFVAAGAGVFFETALTVAVRDLVAEERLVRTNSLLEAANQGAQIVGPGLVGVLSALWGLQVALVVNACTFAVSFATVLHALRGRKRTNRAPSPPLKEALRGVGGDLAEGFRCLRSLRVVLLVTCLQASANLFLAVGYLLVFYLRDTLHLGTSAASAVVAAGGAGGVLGAAVAVRLGARMRHETLIALSAAGLGVALASLGVATSLVPLLLLNLLLGCSTVTAVVLIRSLRQRLVPRPLLGRVTATAKVAALAASPVGALAGGALTTMNHGDPRPVFMAAGVLSVLTTAAAWTFGLRGGTHRPPDPAQRPGTDQRPATAATPDTSAPSATPGMENSRSPAAENSTAHAIETSETRETP; translated from the coding sequence ATGACGAAGGACATCACCACAGCGGCGCCCGTCCAGCCTTCGCCCCTGGCGCTCCGCATTTTCCTCGGCGGACAGAGCGTGTCCCTGATGGGCGACGGCCTCGCGATCCTCGCGATCCCGCTGGTCGTCCTCCAGGTCAGCGGGTCCCCGTACGCCGCGGTGCTGGCCGCCATCCCGCGGACCGTCGGATATCTGCTGGTCGGCCTGCCCGCCGGGGCCCTGGTGGACCGGCTGAACCCCCGCAACGTCATGCTGGCCATGGACGCCGTACGGTTCGGGGTCTTCCTCAGCCTCGCCCTGCTCGCGGCCACCTCGCAGCTGCGCGTCCCGGTGATCCTCGCTCTGGCCTTCGTGGCGGCGGGGGCCGGGGTCTTCTTCGAGACCGCGCTCACGGTGGCGGTGCGGGACCTGGTCGCGGAGGAACGGCTCGTACGCACGAACTCGCTGCTGGAAGCGGCGAATCAGGGCGCACAGATCGTGGGGCCCGGACTGGTCGGTGTGCTGTCGGCGCTCTGGGGCCTCCAAGTGGCCCTGGTGGTCAATGCTTGTACGTTCGCCGTGTCCTTCGCCACCGTCCTGCACGCCCTGCGCGGCAGGAAGCGTACGAACCGGGCCCCCTCCCCGCCGTTGAAGGAAGCGCTGCGCGGGGTGGGTGGGGACCTGGCCGAGGGGTTCCGCTGCCTGCGGTCCCTGCGCGTCGTCCTCCTGGTCACCTGCCTCCAGGCGAGCGCCAACCTGTTCCTCGCCGTCGGCTACCTGCTGGTGTTCTACCTGCGCGACACCCTCCACCTCGGCACCTCCGCGGCGAGTGCCGTCGTCGCCGCGGGCGGTGCGGGCGGGGTGCTCGGGGCGGCGGTGGCGGTCCGGCTCGGCGCCAGGATGCGGCACGAAACGCTGATCGCGCTCAGCGCGGCCGGTCTGGGCGTGGCGCTGGCCTCGCTCGGGGTGGCGACGTCACTGGTTCCGCTGCTGTTGCTGAACCTGCTGCTGGGCTGTTCCACGGTGACCGCGGTGGTGCTGATCCGCTCCCTGCGTCAACGCCTCGTGCCCCGACCCCTGCTGGGCCGGGTGACCGCCACGGCGAAGGTGGCCGCGCTGGCGGCCAGCCCGGTCGGTGCGCTCGCCGGCGGCGCGCTGACGACGATGAACCACGGCGACCCCCGGCCGGTGTTCATGGCAGCCGGCGTACTCAGTGTCCTGACGACCGCTGCTGCCTGGACGTTCGGCCTGCGGGGCGGCACGCACCGTCCACCCGACCCGGCGCAGCGGCCGGGCACGGACCAGCGACCCGCCACCGCTGCCACACCTGACACCTCTGCCCCATCCGCCACGCCCGGTATGGAGAACTCCCGTTCACCCGCCGCGGAGAACTCCACCGCACATGCCATCGAGACCAGCGAAACCAGGGAGACGCCGTGA
- the dapE gene encoding succinyl-diaminopimelate desuccinylase gives MTPPAGATAPEIADMAGALGELTLRLVDIPSESGDESAIADFVEERLRKLDHLEVVRLGHCVIARSDRGRPARVLLAGHLDTVRAATPPQPTALDGDEVTGRGAVDMKGGLAVLLALAEHAVAEARYDCTLVFYDREESGSHLSGMHHLAAGHPELLRADAAVLLEPTGGWVEPGCQGSLRVRASFPGRAAHTARPWQGTNAVEWALPALARCADHQPQPVTLDGLTYPQALQIVGVEAGGDSNVVPDRCVVHVNSRYAPNRSREEAFAEVEKLLGPEAEELVITLDSPAAHPSLEHPVLRRLSTLAEGRVRPKLGWTDAGRLAQLGVPAANFGPGDPELAHGPDERVGRRELFEVFHLLKQVLSS, from the coding sequence GTGACGCCGCCCGCCGGGGCCACGGCTCCCGAGATCGCGGACATGGCCGGGGCTCTCGGTGAACTCACCCTGCGTCTGGTGGACATACCGTCCGAGAGCGGCGACGAGTCGGCGATCGCCGACTTCGTGGAAGAACGGCTGCGGAAGCTGGACCACCTGGAGGTCGTCCGGCTGGGCCACTGCGTCATCGCCCGCAGCGACCGCGGTCGCCCCGCACGGGTCCTGCTCGCCGGGCACCTGGACACCGTGCGCGCGGCGACGCCGCCCCAGCCCACGGCGCTCGACGGCGACGAGGTGACCGGCCGGGGCGCCGTCGACATGAAGGGCGGCCTCGCGGTGCTGCTCGCACTGGCCGAGCACGCCGTGGCCGAGGCCCGGTACGACTGCACTCTGGTCTTCTACGACCGGGAGGAGTCCGGCAGCCACCTCAGCGGCATGCACCACCTCGCCGCCGGCCACCCCGAACTGCTCCGGGCCGACGCGGCGGTCCTCCTGGAGCCGACCGGAGGCTGGGTGGAACCCGGTTGCCAGGGGAGCCTGCGCGTCCGTGCGTCCTTCCCCGGGCGCGCCGCACACACCGCCCGCCCCTGGCAGGGGACGAACGCGGTGGAGTGGGCCCTGCCCGCCCTGGCACGCTGCGCGGACCACCAGCCGCAGCCCGTGACGCTGGACGGCCTGACCTATCCGCAGGCGCTGCAGATCGTGGGCGTCGAGGCGGGCGGCGACAGCAATGTGGTGCCCGACCGGTGCGTGGTGCATGTCAACTCCCGGTACGCCCCGAACCGCAGCCGCGAGGAGGCCTTCGCGGAGGTGGAGAAGCTGCTCGGCCCGGAGGCCGAGGAACTCGTGATCACGCTGGACTCGCCCGCCGCCCATCCTTCCCTGGAGCATCCGGTGCTGCGTCGGCTGAGCACCCTGGCCGAGGGCAGGGTGCGGCCGAAACTCGGCTGGACCGACGCCGGCCGGCTCGCACAGCTCGGCGTCCCCGCGGCGAACTTCGGCCCCGGAGACCCCGAGCTGGCACACGGCCCCGACGAACGCGTCGGCCGCCGGGAACTCTTCGAGGTCTTCCACCTACTGAAGCAGGTGCTCAGCTCATGA
- a CDS encoding TenA family transcriptional regulator gives MTGFVDDLDQMIRARRKMTSPLYRTILAGRASQPLLAGFVRHRWPIKNMWTRNILGIASGVEDHRLRASLVENVYEEETGALSRSKRHLETFADFGAAVGVDRDSLTTDDPRPETRAVIDHNISVCNSSEAHFTAGVASVLLLMEGQPPIVDEQGGSMLAVMRDVYQLPSSGLEFFVHHASADEGADGVSELEDEHAEAARELLRRYCTTEELREAARDALARALELRHRHFDMILATSYDPAEQPFRYEADAAHATV, from the coding sequence ATGACCGGTTTTGTGGACGATCTCGACCAGATGATCCGCGCGCGGCGCAAGATGACCAGCCCGCTGTACCGGACGATCCTGGCGGGCCGGGCGTCGCAGCCGCTCCTCGCCGGATTCGTACGCCACCGCTGGCCGATCAAGAACATGTGGACCCGCAACATCCTGGGCATCGCCTCCGGTGTCGAGGACCACCGGCTGCGCGCCTCCCTCGTGGAGAACGTGTACGAGGAGGAGACGGGCGCCCTCAGCCGCAGCAAGCGCCACCTGGAGACGTTCGCCGACTTCGGCGCCGCCGTGGGTGTGGATCGCGACTCGCTCACCACGGACGACCCCCGGCCGGAGACCAGGGCCGTGATCGACCACAACATCTCGGTGTGCAACTCCTCCGAAGCGCACTTCACGGCAGGCGTCGCCTCCGTGCTGCTGCTCATGGAGGGCCAGCCCCCCATCGTCGACGAGCAGGGCGGCAGCATGCTCGCGGTGATGCGCGACGTGTATCAACTCCCCTCCAGCGGACTGGAGTTCTTTGTGCATCATGCCTCCGCCGACGAGGGGGCCGACGGGGTGAGCGAGCTGGAGGACGAGCATGCCGAGGCGGCGCGCGAGCTGCTGCGCCGCTACTGCACGACCGAAGAACTGCGCGAAGCGGCGCGTGACGCACTGGCGCGGGCACTCGAACTGCGCCACCGGCACTTCGACATGATCCTCGCGACGTCGTACGACCCCGCCGAGCAGCCCTTCCGGTACGAGGCGGACGCCGCGCATGCCACCGTCTGA
- a CDS encoding dipeptide epimerase, whose translation MLIHDLVVHPRRVPLRVPYRSVVRGTVREARVTLVELVYGDGRSAWGEAVSMPAVTGETPESAAALLHGPLREAVVGRRVEDLGENCARVDRCTAGNGGAKAGVEIALHDAFAQMLEIPVFRLLGGSQKELETGITVGLGTADEMAERAHGLVADGFTALKLKVGHAVELDVRRVEAVRQAVGPGIRLRLDANQGWTAKEAVRAVRRLEDGGADIELIEQPVAARDLGALRFVRERVATPVVADESVLSARDALEVVRHEAADVLSVKLQECGGIRNVLRIISIAEAAGLGCMVGCSLETEISVTAAASVVSARSAVTYVDLDAPLWLGASPVRGGATYRGPALDLPTGPGLGVSGLLPPPQN comes from the coding sequence ATGCTCATTCATGACCTCGTCGTGCACCCGCGCCGCGTACCGCTGCGCGTCCCGTACAGGTCGGTGGTGCGCGGCACCGTCCGCGAGGCCCGGGTCACCCTGGTCGAGCTCGTCTACGGGGACGGGCGCTCCGCGTGGGGCGAGGCCGTCTCCATGCCCGCGGTGACCGGTGAGACGCCGGAGAGCGCGGCCGCGCTCCTGCACGGCCCGCTGCGCGAGGCCGTCGTCGGTCGGCGGGTCGAGGACCTGGGGGAGAACTGCGCCCGGGTCGACCGCTGCACGGCGGGCAACGGCGGGGCGAAGGCCGGCGTGGAGATCGCCCTGCACGACGCCTTCGCCCAGATGCTCGAGATCCCCGTGTTCCGTCTGCTGGGCGGATCGCAGAAGGAGTTGGAGACCGGCATCACGGTGGGGCTCGGCACAGCCGACGAGATGGCAGAGCGGGCGCACGGACTGGTGGCGGACGGCTTCACCGCCCTGAAGCTGAAGGTCGGCCACGCCGTCGAACTCGACGTCCGGCGCGTCGAGGCGGTCCGGCAGGCGGTGGGCCCGGGCATCCGGCTGCGCCTGGACGCCAACCAGGGCTGGACCGCCAAGGAGGCCGTGCGGGCGGTCCGGCGCCTGGAGGACGGCGGCGCGGACATCGAACTGATCGAACAGCCGGTCGCGGCCCGGGACCTCGGCGCGCTCCGGTTCGTACGGGAGCGCGTCGCCACCCCGGTGGTCGCCGACGAGAGCGTGCTGAGCGCGCGGGACGCCTTGGAGGTCGTACGGCACGAGGCGGCCGACGTGCTGAGCGTGAAGCTGCAGGAGTGCGGCGGCATCCGCAACGTGCTCCGGATCATCTCCATCGCCGAGGCGGCCGGTCTGGGCTGCATGGTGGGCTGCTCCCTGGAGACGGAGATCTCCGTTACCGCCGCCGCGAGCGTGGTGTCGGCGCGCTCCGCGGTCACGTACGTCGACCTGGACGCGCCCCTGTGGCTGGGCGCCTCCCCGGTGCGTGGCGGGGCCACCTACCGGGGGCCGGCCCTGGACCTTCCGACAGGGCCCGGCCTGGGCGTGAGCGGGCTTCTGCCGCCCCCGCAGAACTGA
- a CDS encoding AurF N-oxygenase family protein: MNGDSPTAGRPDEAADQEFPGPPLPEGVPDFDPNDPVESAVIRRLVGNWHRRATVKRDEPDLDELFDPARADYPERILPFHDHPTYRALSPEKQSELLSWAWIAYNRHTVMAEQKVANPAFALVMEGEYPGLGGEALNLSLAQAMVDEQYHTLMHLNASAVTRRRRGRAMPDSALPLSHTARVHQELRDQAVERSEKSLTTLAFATVSEISINAYLDLLAEDTAIQPINSTTATLHNRDEYCHASISHVLAEMVYAHLNTSQRRYFLDMLMEGLDAFVANDYSTWHRIVDLADVAGGHEMLADCQAQAGRGRLVRDYTGLHKLVEQMGVADQVDFDWSRSRVDS; this comes from the coding sequence ATGAACGGCGATTCCCCGACCGCCGGACGCCCCGACGAAGCGGCCGACCAGGAGTTCCCGGGCCCCCCGCTTCCCGAGGGTGTCCCCGACTTCGACCCGAACGACCCGGTGGAGAGCGCCGTGATCCGCCGCCTCGTCGGGAACTGGCACCGCAGGGCCACCGTCAAGCGGGACGAACCCGACCTCGACGAGCTCTTCGACCCGGCGCGCGCGGACTACCCCGAACGCATCCTGCCCTTCCACGACCACCCGACCTACCGGGCCCTGAGCCCGGAGAAGCAGTCCGAACTGCTCAGCTGGGCCTGGATCGCGTACAACCGGCACACCGTCATGGCCGAGCAGAAGGTGGCCAACCCCGCCTTCGCCCTGGTCATGGAGGGCGAGTATCCGGGCCTCGGCGGGGAAGCGCTCAACCTGTCGCTCGCCCAGGCCATGGTCGACGAGCAGTACCACACGCTCATGCACCTCAACGCGAGCGCGGTGACCCGCCGCCGCCGGGGCCGCGCCATGCCGGACAGCGCGCTGCCGCTCTCCCACACCGCACGCGTCCACCAGGAACTGCGGGACCAGGCCGTGGAGCGCTCGGAGAAGTCCCTGACGACGCTGGCCTTCGCCACGGTCTCCGAGATATCCATCAACGCGTACCTCGACCTGCTCGCCGAGGACACCGCGATCCAGCCGATCAACAGCACGACCGCGACGCTGCACAACCGCGACGAGTACTGCCACGCGTCCATCTCGCACGTGCTCGCGGAGATGGTCTACGCGCACCTGAACACCTCTCAGCGCAGGTATTTCCTGGACATGCTGATGGAGGGGCTGGACGCCTTCGTGGCCAACGACTACTCGACCTGGCACCGGATCGTCGACCTCGCGGACGTCGCGGGCGGACACGAGATGCTCGCGGACTGCCAGGCGCAGGCGGGCCGCGGACGGCTGGTCCGCGACTACACCGGACTGCACAAGCTGGTCGAACAGATGGGCGTGGCCGACCAGGTGGACTTCGACTGGTCCCGCTCCCGCGTCGATTCCTGA
- a CDS encoding helix-turn-helix transcriptional regulator — translation MLAALGLDTDTERVYRAMLAHPDDGIAALSQRLSLPEDTLRHCLDRLSSLALVRPSGQADTAFRVMGPEQAMNLLLARQQAELAAHQERVESARAAAAQLVAECSALRGPAAGLRAEQLTGAQEIRARLARLAAGVEHEIMTFAPGGAHTESDLEASRGPNAELLERGVTMRTIYLDSVRNHQPTLRHVDWLHQHGGQVRTAPSLPIRMIIADRNEAVLPLDTTDAQSGAVVLTGQGITTALCELFENTWQAASPLGPAVERDTNGLTRQHHEALRLLAQGLTDQAIAKRLGVSSRTARRFAAELMDALGARSRFAAGVHAVQNGWLPPNRT, via the coding sequence ATGCTGGCTGCGCTTGGACTTGACACGGATACCGAACGCGTCTATCGCGCCATGCTGGCCCATCCCGACGACGGGATAGCCGCACTGTCCCAGCGCCTCAGCCTGCCCGAGGACACGCTGCGCCACTGCCTCGACCGGCTCAGCTCCCTGGCGCTCGTCCGGCCGTCCGGCCAGGCCGACACCGCGTTCCGGGTGATGGGGCCGGAACAGGCCATGAACCTGCTGCTCGCCCGCCAGCAGGCCGAGCTCGCCGCCCACCAGGAGCGCGTCGAGTCCGCTCGGGCCGCAGCCGCGCAACTGGTCGCCGAATGCTCCGCTCTGCGCGGGCCCGCCGCCGGGCTCCGCGCGGAGCAGCTGACCGGCGCGCAGGAGATACGCGCCCGGCTCGCCCGGCTCGCCGCCGGCGTCGAGCACGAGATCATGACCTTCGCTCCGGGCGGCGCGCACACGGAGAGCGACCTCGAGGCCAGTCGCGGGCCGAACGCGGAGCTGCTGGAACGCGGTGTCACCATGCGCACCATCTACCTCGACAGCGTCCGCAACCATCAGCCGACCCTGCGCCACGTCGACTGGCTCCACCAGCACGGCGGCCAGGTCCGTACGGCTCCCAGCCTGCCCATCAGGATGATCATCGCGGACCGGAACGAGGCCGTTCTGCCGCTGGACACCACCGATGCCCAGAGCGGCGCCGTGGTCCTCACCGGCCAGGGCATCACCACGGCCCTGTGCGAGCTGTTCGAGAACACCTGGCAGGCCGCCAGCCCGCTGGGTCCCGCGGTCGAACGCGACACCAACGGGCTGACCCGCCAGCACCACGAGGCTCTTCGGCTGCTCGCCCAGGGGCTCACCGACCAGGCCATCGCCAAGCGGCTCGGAGTGTCCTCCCGTACGGCCCGGCGATTCGCGGCCGAACTGATGGACGCCCTGGGGGCGCGCAGCCGGTTCGCGGCGGGCGTCCATGCGGTCCAGAACGGCTGGCTCCCCCCGAACCGCACCTGA